The genomic DNA CCGAGGCTGATGGCCCAATACCCGTACATACGAGCTATGGCATTGAAGCCTTGCAGAAGATTTCTACTTTTTGGCGTCCGCTTGACGTAACCGGGTGGATAATTTTTTATTATCAGGATGAAAGAGATTATTATAAGGGCGTTCACTAGTGTGAAAACTAGAAAACACGATCGCCATCCTAACCAACCGTTCATCAGGGCCAGAGGTGTTGCGGCGAAAAGGTTACCGATCACACCAATAGCGACAAGTGAACTGCCTAAAGAAGCGAACCTGTCGGGTGGAAACCAGACAGCAAGCAAAGCCAGTACAAGCATTAAATTGCCGCCCATGCCAATACCCAGCAGAAATCTTCCCAGAAGTAGGTGTTCATAGGATTGCCCAAAGGCAAAGATAAATCCGCCTGCAATAGCGGGCGCTCCCAGAAGAATTAAGCCTCCACGGGCTCCAATGTGGTCTATCGCCAGACCAAGGGGTAGTTGGCAAAGGGCGAAGCCGTAGAAAAAGGCGGCCGACAAATCGCTTAGTTGAGAGGCGTCAAATCTTAGATCGCTAATCAGTGATGGCGATATCACCGCCAAAGAAACCCGATAGAACATTGACATTATGAAATTTATGGACCCCACGACAAAAATCGCCCAACGTCTGTAGCTGCCTGGGGCAGGATCTGGAAAATAACTCATTCAACAGCTCCGGGAAATAACCACAGATCCTTTCGCGCGATACTACGGGCGCTGTCAATTTATAATTCACGAATTCAACGGTTGGAATTGAATCCACGTACAGGATATTTTCTATTTTGGAGAGGACATGTTAAAATACCTGAAGCATAGCAATTCAGATAAGCGGTTGAACCTTCGCGCGAAAACCCAAAAACTTCTTGACAAAACCTGCCTTTTATTATACGCATTGTATATTCCGTAAATTTTGCCGTTAAAAGTTGTTTTTAACTTTTTTAGTCTGGCGAGAGGAGTGTTCTCCCGCTGCTTTAGGATTAGGAGGATATGGCTATGAGACGTGGATTCATCCTGTTCGTCGGCATCCTGGCACTGGCTTTGGCCCCGGCGATGGTTAGCGCGCAGTACTCTGGGGCTTTTGGATTGTCCGGATTGCCGAGCATGCCGTCTATGTTTGGCGGTTCCGGTAAGTGCGGCGAGCGCGCCTGCCCTGCTTTTGCGCCTGCTGTTTATTTTGGCTGGGGAGTTCCTCAAGACCGCAACACCAGTGTGTCCCTCACAGCGCAAAACAATGGTGTGGCCAATGTTAGAGAAATAACTATTAAACTTCCTACAAATGGTTTTTGGTTGGGCGCGGCTCTTCCAGTCAGCTTGGGCGACAATTTGTCATTCGTAGCGACTGGCTGGTATTTGTTCCCAGGGACGCCCGGCGCTGATTCAAATGAAGATTATGGTCTCGATCCTAGGCAATATCTTCGTAACAATTGGACTCCTACATTTAACTGGTGGTTCGTAGATGGAGCGTTCGCATACACATTTGGCGGATCCAGTTGTGGCGGAGCCGCTGGCAGCTCAGGGTTTTCTCTTCTGCTGGGGCTGAGGTATGATTATTACACAGTTTCCATAAGTGATCCCAATTCTAACGATCTATTCGCCGGACAGGAACGTGGCGATGTCACATCTAATGGCTGGATCCCGTTTGTTGGCTTTCAAACCGCGTATACTGACGCGGTTCAGAGCATGAAAGTCAGAATTCTGGGAATCCCCACAATAGTAGGTACAGGACAGGTTGCTCTGACAACAATTAATGGGAACAGGTTCGAATTCGATAACTCTAATTATAACGGTGGTCATTTCTACGAGATTTTTGGAGAGTACACCAGGAAATTCTTTGGCGCTTCCCAAGCTGGTGTGTTTGCTCGCTGGAATACAGCCAGAGCCACTACATCCGGAAGTGGCCGGATTACGAATCTCAATCTCCAGGATACTTATAATTTCTCTTTAAACCGTTCATCATGGACACTCGGTGGGCTGGTAACGCTGGATTTCAATTCACCATTTTAATGACGACTTATTTGACCCATGCCTGTTTTGTAACGGTTTAGGGTTAATCTGAGGCAATGAAGGCTCTCCAATCCGCGGAGGGCCTTTCTTTTTTGCTCTATTAGTGAAATGGATCTTTCATAGCAGGAAGGGACTCTGTCATGAGCGCTCTGGATGAGTTTTCCGTGTGGACCCAACGGGAAAAGATGGGGAAAAACCATGAAAGACTGACCGAATTCTATCAGGAATTGATAAATAAGGTTCAGCGGATTGACCCAATCACTATCGCGCAGACGGCCGATGTCTCATACAGGGGTGGCGATGGAATACCAAGGTTGATTATCCCTTTCCTCACAACCTGGTTTACACTGGATCTTATTCCATATCGGTTAAGAGCCGAACACCCTGAATTTGATACCCTTACCATGAAGGTAATCGTGCTCCAGTATCTTATAACCTCAGCAGAAAATCTGGGTTCGAATGTTCAGGTCATGAACCAGTGGATAGACCCGAGATCTTTGCAGCATGGAGCGGTCTTGGGCGCGCACTTCGCCAAATCTACCATGGAAACTCTTGGCTCCTTCTTTGAAGCCAGCAAAAAAAGAGTAATCGCTAGAGCCCTCAAATGGGGAGGAAGACAAAATGAGTTGGGAGACAGAGGCTTCACTTTTTATTTTTTCCCGCGATTGCCCGTGGCCTTTATTCATTGGAATGAAGACGAAGAATTCCCTGCTTACAGTAAAATTCTTTATGATGTGTCCGCGAGCAACTACATGCCGGTTCACGCTCTCACGGCGCTTACCGATTTTCTGATTCACAAGCTGGCTGAGGAATAGCCACGGGGCCGGATTTTCAAAATAGCCACACAGCCCCTGTTCTAGCCGAATTCTCTTTCACATTTTAATCACATCTATAGAGACTATTTCTTTTCTCCCTCGCCATTTTTCTGCGCCAACTTTTCCTCAAGTTGTTTAACCCATGGGCGAATCATTACTGCGTGTGGACTGTCCGGAGCTTTTTGTAAAAACTCTTTCCACACTTTCAGAGCGCCTTGGGGATCCTTCATGTCATCCCGGAGGACTATGCCCAGATTGAACATGGCTAATGACTGGTTTGGGTCTATTTCCAGTGCTTTACGGAACAGCTTTACTGATTCGTCAGTCTTGCCGAGTCTCCGATAGGCGACAGCCTTATCGGTTGTAACTTCCGCATTCTGGGGGTCAATTTTGATCGCCTTGTTGTACGCTTCTATGGACTTGTCGTATTGTCCTAGATCAAAATAGTCGTTCCCCAATTGGATCAAGGCCTGTACATTATCGGGGTTTGAAGACAGCATGCGTTCTACGGCCGTTATGCGAGACTTTACGTCTTCCTTGGCAGCGGCCTCCGGGGCCTGTTTCATGCCGCCTACGTTCGGTTCGCCCGGACCCAGTTTCCACGCTGAGATTCCGATACCGGTTAGTAGGCCGGCAATGAAAACAAGAAAAAAGCCAATCAGAGATCCTTTGTTTTTCACAGCTTGACTCCCTCGGAAAATTATTCAGAATTGTATGGTCAAATTAGTAGACCAAGATCCTAACCTAGGATAATCTTCGATCATCATCGTTGATTACTGATAGAACAGGTTGAACATGTCAAGGTCACATCGTCATGTTCTGGAAACTTATATCAGCGTTTATTCGCACTGCACGCCGAGTTTTCAAAGCTTATCGGTCAATTACTACTAGTTTTTGGTCGGAACTCCGGGAGGACAAATATGACGGATTTGAAGCAGCAATATAAAAAAGTGATGGATGACCACTTTCCTGATGAATTGACTATCACGTTTGGATCACAATCCCTTAAATATAGAAAGAAATCCTGGCAGATCAAAGACTCTGGCGGCGCGCTGGTCGAAAAGGGGCTTCGCTACGGTGAAAACCCGGGACAAGAGGCGGCTCTTTATGAGTTGAAAACCGGTAATCTGGAATTGGGGGGCTGCAAGTTTATACAACCCGGTCATAGTCTTGTCAGCGGCATCTCCGAGGACAATATGATCCAGGCCGGAAAACATCCGGGGAAAATCAATCTTACTGATGTAGATAATGCGCTCAACATCATCAAATTTCTTATGGATAAACCCGCCTGCGCGATCATGAAACACAACAATCCCTCTGCTGTCGCGACATCATCCTCTGTCGCAGACTCATATCACAGGGCTAATATGGCGGACAGGATTGCCGCTTTCGGAGGAGCCGCTGTCTTCAATAGACCGATTGACATTACCACGGCTCAATTGATCAGTGATAATTATTTGGAAGTTGTGGCCGCTCCCGATTTTGAAGCCGGGGTAATCGATATTCTTGCAAAAAGAAAAAACTTGAGGATCTTGTCTTTGCCTCGTCTGGACAGGTTGGAAGATTATTGTGACTACAAATTCGTTGACTTCAAATCATTGATCGATGGTGGGATTATTGTCCAGCAGTCTTCGATTAACACGGTCAGGTCAGCTTCTGACCTACAGCCGGCGGAAACTACCTACAAGGGAACCAGATACTTTGTGGGGAGGTTCCCTTCTGATAGGGAACTGGAAGACATGATTTTTGGATGGGCTGTCGAACAGGGAGTAACCTCAAACTCCGTGTTGTACGTCAAGGACGGTTGTACGGTTGGAATCGGAACAGGAGAACAGGACCGGGTCGGCGTAGCCGAACTCGCGCTAATAAAGGCGCAGGTTAAGTACAGGGACAGGCTCTGCTTTGAACGTTACAAGAAGCCGTACAATGAAATCATTGACGAAGATATTAAATGCGAGCTTGATGAAGAGACACGCACTGGAGGCGCAGGCCTGTTTAATTCCGTTATGGTATCGGACGCCTTCTTTCCTTTCAGGGACGGGGTTGACGTTGGTATCAGGGCGGGCATATCCGCAATAGTTCAACCAGGTGGTTCGGATCGGGATTTTGAGAGTATTATGGCCTGTAATGAGGCTAACCCACAGGTTGCCATGATGTTTACAGGACAAAGAGCTTTTAAACATTAGGCGTTCGGAAGTACATGAAACATAGCCTAAACATTGTTGTGATATTGATCGTAATGCTGGCTTTACCTGCGCATGCCGATGTGTCCTTTTCGGATGCGGACAATGAGATAGGCCGCTGTGACAAAGCGCTTAAAGAAATTTCCGCAATTCCGGGCAAGCATATTCCAAAGGGTCTATTCCAGAAAGCCAGAGGTATGGCCATATTCCCCGGAGTAATCAACGTTGGTGTTCTGGTGGGGTTCGAATCGGGGAGAGGAATTATTCTGAGGCGGGATCAAAAAACACTGGAGTGGTCAAATCCCGCCTTTTTTATTTTCCGGAGCGGAAGCGTGGGGTTTCAGCTTGGGGCTCAGTCGCTAGATCTGATTCTATTTTTTATGGATGAGGTTTCAATTCAGAGGTTGCTGGAAGAAAAGTTTATTCTGGGTGTGGACGCCTCTGTGAACGCTGGTCCAGTCGGTCGGGAAAAATCAATGGA from Desulfomonilaceae bacterium includes the following:
- a CDS encoding lipid-binding SYLF domain-containing protein produces the protein MKHSLNIVVILIVMLALPAHADVSFSDADNEIGRCDKALKEISAIPGKHIPKGLFQKARGMAIFPGVINVGVLVGFESGRGIILRRDQKTLEWSNPAFFIFRSGSVGFQLGAQSLDLILFFMDEVSIQRLLEEKFILGVDASVNAGPVGREKSMDTSLRLESQILSYAKGKGLFLGVSLSGGVIQPDTQANEVFQGKDVSVQDVLYENRGPQTDNTRNLLATIDELSK
- a CDS encoding IMP cyclohydrolase, which codes for MTDLKQQYKKVMDDHFPDELTITFGSQSLKYRKKSWQIKDSGGALVEKGLRYGENPGQEAALYELKTGNLELGGCKFIQPGHSLVSGISEDNMIQAGKHPGKINLTDVDNALNIIKFLMDKPACAIMKHNNPSAVATSSSVADSYHRANMADRIAAFGGAAVFNRPIDITTAQLISDNYLEVVAAPDFEAGVIDILAKRKNLRILSLPRLDRLEDYCDYKFVDFKSLIDGGIIVQQSSINTVRSASDLQPAETTYKGTRYFVGRFPSDRELEDMIFGWAVEQGVTSNSVLYVKDGCTVGIGTGEQDRVGVAELALIKAQVKYRDRLCFERYKKPYNEIIDEDIKCELDEETRTGGAGLFNSVMVSDAFFPFRDGVDVGIRAGISAIVQPGGSDRDFESIMACNEANPQVAMMFTGQRAFKH
- a CDS encoding DUF3786 domain-containing protein — protein: MSALDEFSVWTQREKMGKNHERLTEFYQELINKVQRIDPITIAQTADVSYRGGDGIPRLIIPFLTTWFTLDLIPYRLRAEHPEFDTLTMKVIVLQYLITSAENLGSNVQVMNQWIDPRSLQHGAVLGAHFAKSTMETLGSFFEASKKRVIARALKWGGRQNELGDRGFTFYFFPRLPVAFIHWNEDEEFPAYSKILYDVSASNYMPVHALTALTDFLIHKLAEE
- a CDS encoding tetratricopeptide repeat protein; its protein translation is MKNKGSLIGFFLVFIAGLLTGIGISAWKLGPGEPNVGGMKQAPEAAAKEDVKSRITAVERMLSSNPDNVQALIQLGNDYFDLGQYDKSIEAYNKAIKIDPQNAEVTTDKAVAYRRLGKTDESVKLFRKALEIDPNQSLAMFNLGIVLRDDMKDPQGALKVWKEFLQKAPDSPHAVMIRPWVKQLEEKLAQKNGEGEKK
- a CDS encoding MFS transporter, with amino-acid sequence MSYFPDPAPGSYRRWAIFVVGSINFIMSMFYRVSLAVISPSLISDLRFDASQLSDLSAAFFYGFALCQLPLGLAIDHIGARGGLILLGAPAIAGGFIFAFGQSYEHLLLGRFLLGIGMGGNLMLVLALLAVWFPPDRFASLGSSLVAIGVIGNLFAATPLALMNGWLGWRSCFLVFTLVNALIIISFILIIKNYPPGYVKRTPKSRNLLQGFNAIARMYGYWAISLGNFVRYGYFVAIQGLWATPFLIYGVGMNQIAAADTLLFLGFGYMIGLPFFGFLSDRIFRSRKKVVVATFSLSVALTLSVFFWPDHVDSWIIKTTFFFMGLLAAPGQISYAHIKELVPSSITAQAMTAVNLFTILGAALMTQVLGLFVQGDMNQLSGVKDFRLIWFAGAVLLAIVTVMYSFVPESPVFGRAATK